ATTGAgcaaaattttcctttttttacgGATGAATTTTGCTATGTTTATCTTATGTTCGTTCTTCAAAACAATCCCGTTGCATTATGATGGTTATAATTGACACAACTTAAATTGATATTGtcaatttctttattttcatgTGTTTAGAGTATGAATTACAACAATTTGGTAAGAAAATTCATGATTGAAttgttgaataaaataaaattttagtagtgatatgttttaaataaataaatagtgttTTTTTAATCAAGGATAAATAGTGTTGTATTATAAATATCCAAATAATGGAAATGGAATGAAATATTTATTCCATTCCGCTTTGCTCCACTCCGTTTCATTATGTTTCGTTTCGCTTCATTTCGTTCTACTCTatcaatccaaacaaagccttagcgATTCACATGATAATTGGTCCACATAACAAcaattagttttgtttttttaaacatgTGCTTAACAGAATGACCAATTGCAAATTTTGTACAAAGTGCATGAatcaatgccaaacaaaaaattggaaggactaatattaaaatatgtcAAAGTGACCAATCACATGTTCAAgtctttaaagtttaaacaaatattttttacttttgaggGTGTATTTAGAAAACATGGGGATACTAGCAGTAATTGGCGTGGGTTTACACCAAGATAATCAAAACCGGACCGGACATTGAACCGGTGAACTGATGGGTTCAAGATTTAGAGGTCGGACCGGGGTTCAACTGGTAATAATTaaatacatgtttttcttttatatcaaactattttacacacaaattaaataatattcatattttatacTACTAAAATTTAAACATCACTCAAATTTAATAGATGATTTAATaagtaaaattataaaaataagtgtATAAAAGATacttattaataattaataattatatataaattaatgagtgtaaattattattcttattagCTCTTGGGTCAATATGCTCCAAGCCCAAATCCCTCTTATTCATACTAACACATAGTCCTAATTCCATATTCTCATTATAGCTTGTGCGGCTGCCTATCAGTTGTCTCATTGTGTACTGCATCTTGGTTCTATCTTCTGCCAGCACAAAATCAAAGAATATGCAAGAAATAACAATGTTTCtactttatattttcatttctcAGCCATATTAAAACTGAGATGGAAGAATATGATATCTAGCATCTTTTCCGATTCCTTCTTCCCTTATTTTCTCTACAAACATTAAGATACGGTTCAACCCATAAAATCGACTAAACCGCCGGTTTTTCGGTTTTTGACCGGTTCATTTACTTGGCGGTTTTTACCAGTGAACGGACCGTATTCAAGTCCGGTTCCCGGTCCAACCGATTGAACCGGACGGTCCGGTTTTAATTACATTGGTTTACACTACCGTGCCCGTAAAAAGCATATAACCCAGTTTCACTTCCTCCGTCTGTCTCTCTCCTGAAACTGAAACCATAGAGAGAATTTTCAAAAACcccaaaattgaaaaataattcgTAAACCCTAATTGTCCTGTCGAGTTTGCAGCCATGTACGGCGGGGGTGAGTGCGAGAACAAtttatgttttcttcttcttactcTCTTATTCTTCTGCTACTTCTCaacattgtttgttttgttgaatttgCAGATGAAGTTTCAGCTATAGTAATTGATTTGGGTTCACATACCTGTAAAGCTGGTTATGCCGGTGAAGATGCTCCCAAAGCTGTGTTTCCTTCTGTAAGTGTGTTCATtacacttttttgttttgtttgtattttgttgtttttttgtgtcACTGGTATTATTTACTACTTTCAGagcttttgttgttgatgttaatgATGAAGAGGGTACTGGCAATTTCATGTGGTCACAAGTTTGTACTGTTTGATATTGTAATTAGGTGCAGGAATAATTTATAGTTTGTTAGATTAAAATCTTTGCGGTAGCACTTATTGTAGAAAAGATAGTGGAAAACTCTGCTTAGGTGGTTTTGGCACGTAGAGAGAAGTGCTGTAGATTCAGGAGAGTAGTTCAGATGGAGGGTAGTCAAATCATTATAGGCCGggaaagacctagaaaaactattaagaaagatctagagattaatgagtttgaTAGGGATATGATATACGATAGAACATTCATTATGGTgtcgtttgatccatgtagttGACCCCTCTTAGTGGGTTAAGGtttgattattgttgttgttgtaagtCAGTACTGGTTGTCTGCTAGATAGTGTAATGAGATTCATATGTTTTATAGTTTGATAGattaaaatcttttaaaatctatGGATGGTTTACTCATTGATAATGTGATGATGGGGAGTTTTGTCCTGACTCATATGAACTAAGGTTGTTGGAGCGATTGATCAAATGGACGTCGATGAATCAGATGATGCTGAAAAGAACTCTGGCTCTGGTGAATCAAAGAACAATATTAGAAATGTTGACGGTGATAAAGCCaagggaaagagaaaattgtATGTAGGATCTCAGTCCTTGGGCTACCGTAGAGATTTTATGGAGGTAACCCTTTTGTAACGTTCTTCTTGATTAGTTTTTGATTCTtagatttcatatttttataattcataGGTgcaattatctttttattttatgatgtcAGGTGGTGTCTCCATTAAAGGATGGAATTGTTGCTGACTGGGATATTGTTGACAGCATTTGGGATCATGCCTTCAGGTTTATACTGATGATCTAATCTCTCTATGATCTGTGTTGTAAGGAtgtgtttttcctttttatacTGTTCTTATTTTATGACATGTGATTGGCCTTTTTTCAAGTTCTTAGGCAGCTTTGTTTTGgaggcaaaaattagggatcACTTCATACCGCAAGTTGTacattttagatattttttatcAGTCTTACAAACTGTGTGGAGATTGAGAGGTGGTGGGGGGACCAACCCACATATAAATTAAGCCGATTGGACGAAATAAATACTTTCAGGTGTAATCTATGATCATTAAGCTGCTATCAGACTCAACAGAAAATATTACTAGATAGTTATAACACTAGTGTAGTGATGCTCTATATGTGTTGTGAATGATACACAACAAAGTGTCAACAACtgcaaaagataaatataacaGTGAATAGTGACGAGCAAGGTAGTCAGTGTTGTCTATGGCAtgtaaaacaacataattaaataaaaaactacaaatcACACCCAAAATAGTTGATAAAACTCAATTTTAGGATCATAAGATTCATAACATCAAGTCttacaaatttgataaaaatgcAACAAACAACTAAAGAACTCTAGTTAAGCAAATCCTAAAGTCATAATTCATAAGTCACTCAAGTCTCTTGTATCCAAAACAGAGCAGTGTGATAGAGGGAGTTTGTACGCAGCTACTCATAGACACAATGGCAGTAGCGAAAAAGAGAACTCTGTTCTCTAATATCCAAAACATAGAAAAAGTGCAAAAACAGAGGGAATTCATTCTATATACATTACATATTGTAGAAGAAACTATAATAGACTCGTTACACTAAATGATTgattatttgattgatttattttcttgctATATACTATTGCTAAATGTTTGAATCACGTAGCTGGCCCTACCTGTCTGAATACGCTTCTCGTGTTGTTGGTGGTTATTTTCCTAACATGGTTTTGAATATTTTCActatttgatgatttttcttctctgtatggttttcattattttccctttgtattgtttttttcttttctgagcATTTTAGTCACATACTATAgaaattatataattctgaaattgacaTGTTTCTTTTTTAGTAGGGAGTGTCTACTGATTGATCCTAAAGAGCATCCCATGCTCCTTGCAGAGCCTTCTTCTAATGCTCAACAACAGAGAGAAAGGTATTCTGGCTGTAATTTATCATCTAGATTTAATGGAGCTCTGTTTAAAACATCAACATGTGTAATTCAGTTGTTGTGATTCTTGCAGGGCAGCAGAGCTTATGTTTGAGAAGTACAAAGCACCTGCATTATTTTTGGCAAAAAATGCTGTAAGTGAACAGTCCTACACTGACCTTTATCTCTAACTAAAGTAATATATGTTATCAAGTGAGAATGAAAGACTATTGAAATTGTACTTGTTTGTGATATAGGTTTTGACTTCTTTTGCATCAGGGCGTGCCACATCATTAGTTGTTGATTGGTAAGAGATCATTAAGTTATGTGTTAGCTACTAGTTTCTATCCTTTCTGAATTTCAATCGGCAACTTCTTAGTATATTGTATATGGATGATTATTGATATGGTCGTCTTGTTTCACTATGCCCCACTCTTACTAAATATAGTAGTTGAATGATACGCACTTGATATTAGAGTTAGAAATAATGGATGTCAAGCCCTTTGCAATCAAAAGTTGTTCTCGACTGAGAGACTGGAATTACATAGAAAATGCAGGGAAAAGAAAATAGCATGCGCACCTTTCCCAAAACCTCTCCACCTTAGTCATTTATATCTACCTCTCCCTGATCCTTCTCCCCCTCTTTTATCCATATCCGTAACCAATTCCCTCCATTTCCCACATTCCTCGCCATGTAGCAGTGTTTCCGTTTGCAGAATTTAGCAGAAGGCCGAAATCCGCCGTATAAACACGCCATTGCAGCCTACGGCGCTGCCATGGCGTCCATCCGGTCACAATCTTGCTATGGCAATTTGTCAAAAATGTGCGGTGGCCACCATTTAATAACCCTCGTTGGCCCCTTCCTCACGTCGTCCTCGAAGTAGTAGTCACTTGAAGCCTAACAAAAAGTATTTGGTGTTGCTTTAGTAGCAggataaaaaaaaggtttctCCATGTAATCATCACGAAATGAGCCAAGAATGGCACACAATAAATTTTGCTTACAGTTttggaatataattttttacagTGATGATAAAGCGGCTTTTACTTTCTTTGAAACATGCATTCTTAAATAAATGAGTGAAACAGTGTACTTCTAGTTGCAAAATAAAAGTCTACAAGTTTCATTGCCATTCATGTGTTAACATGTctatatatgtttatttatgtgtgattattatAAAGTAATCCTAGTGCAATGCTATGTGTTAAGCATCATAATGGGTGTGGTTATAGTGATGAAAGTTGAACACAGACACTCTAATTTTAACAAGGCatattatgggaccaaattaaaataaaaacaaacatagaAATTCAATTTACAACATTGAAATAGAGGAGCCATCTCCATTTGAAAGTTAAATATAGTAGTCTACTTTTATGCTGCAATATAATGCTGGAAGTGTTGCTGATGAGAGGTTTTCGTATTATTCCATTGCTCAGTGGTGGAGGATCAACTACAGTTGCACCGGTACATGATGGCTATGTTCTTCAGAaggtatttattatttatgaatcaaataaaattcACCTCTCACATAGTTTAATTGAATTAGATTTTCATTTGATGAAACTCTATTTAGTTTGTTATCcaatttcttgaaaaataacTTGGTTTTGAAGTCTTCCAATCTTGTAATTACTATTTAGTATTTACATGTCTTTTATCATATAGATAGTGGAAAGGCATACAATAGGTTCTCTTCAGAGTGGGGAGAAGGAATAAATGAAAAGCTTGAGATAAGGAGACATGCCTTGGAAGCATATTGTTATTTAAGTTGAAGTAAAATACAGTATATTAAGTGCAAGCAGGGCTGGCCCAAGAGTGAGTGGGGCTTAAAGTAAACTCTGAGGGAGACCTGCCTTGGAAGCATATTGTTATTTAAGTTGAAGTAAAATACAGTATATTAAGTGCAAGCAGGGCTGGCCCAAGAGTGAGTGGGGCTTAAAGTAAACTCTGAAGGACCTTTTTGCTTTAAGTGAGAGGGTTTTGAGCTGAGTCTCTTTATTAGCACatgtcaccaaaaaaaaaagaacaccttataagtgaaaattagagaaaatcCGACGAGTCTCATGGTTTAAGTGTCTCACAGGTCTATCATAAAAATGACGAGAGATAGAGGCAAATGTCAACCATAAGATCCATGCATGGTGGATGAAATAGAAAAATGCTTTAGGTGTGATTTGTGATATGAAAGCAACATCCACGCAcgcttaaaagaaaattttacctTGCAGTTGTAAGACTTGCTATGCTGTATATGTAATTAAATGCAAGGCAGACAAACTCAACAATAAAATTAGACCAGTGTTAAAATTTGTAAGGCGATTAGTGCCTcttctttataaactcttctcaagagttctatctatctgatgtgggactaaatccacgccctcaaagccaacacaaagAAGGTGTTTgaggctgcaatgaaggcaAGCCAAATGCTGCAGTTTAGGCGACTAGGGGCAGACTGCAattaaggcggaatttccaacacaCACCCCCACACTTCAGCCCGACCGACCCAATGGGCCCGAAGCGTGGAATATTTGGGAAGGCCAATGATAGatctaggataggctctgataccatgttaaatttggggcctaactcattcttaaataaccggcttgtaaggtgaggagtgcctcctctttattaGCTCTTCTCAAGAGTTCTATCTATCctatgtgggactaaatccaccccctcaaagccaacacaatgaaggtgttgaagGCTGCAATGAAGGCAAGCCAAAGGCCGCAATTTAGGTGACTAGGGGCAGACCGCAATaaaggcggaatttccaacaaCCACTATTGCAAAGATAAGAATGCCATGTCAGATAAGTGATGACACAAGACAAGATAGAATAAGGAGTGATATCATTGGAAAAAAAGTAGGGGTAGCGTCTATTGTAATCTCATCTTAGGTGGTTTTGACTTTGGACATGTAGAAGAAGACCAACGtcaaattattaagaaagaTTTGGGGTTAAATGGTCTATCTTTAGATATGATTCTTGGTAGGATATTGCATAGAGATATTCGATCCATGTAGCTGACCCACCTTGGTGGGAAGGCTTTGATTGTTGTTTTAgacttaattaaatatgaagGACACACATATACAGGCTATCATATCTATTACTTACCAAGTTACCACTTAATCATTTAGCACCATGGTTTTGCAAAAAAGGAATACagataataatgaaaaattgatGTAAAGGTATCCATGTATATGTAAGGCACTAATTATTGCCTAGGTATAAACAATAACACTTCGTTACGTGTGCTCTGCGTATTCATATTGTCTTCCATTCTGCtctatattattaataatttaagatCTCATTCTAGCCtggaattgatatttgagatttGGCTAATACGGAGCCTTTCTGTCTGATCATATTTTCTACAATTTTTGCAACACAAGGCTGTGGCGACGTCTCCAATTGGAGGAGAATTTCTTACAGATTGCTTGATGAAAAGCTTGGAAAGCAAGGGTATTGCGGTGAGTTACAAACTCTAGCTATTATATTTATCAGTGGTAGGTAAAGCTGTTGCGATTTAATCTGCCTGAGATTTCCTTTttgtctcttttctttctttctttctgtacAGATGAAACCTCGGTATTCCTTTAGGAGAAAAGAAATACGCCCTGGAGAGTTTCAGGTATTATGTGTTTTCATGTTGATGACCTAGTAGTACTAGTAACAGTTTTTTTCTTTAACGTCCATGCATTCATCATTGTACGAAATCTCCCTCACcccaccctaaaaaaaaaaacctggaATATGGGATTCCAGCTCCTGTATATTATGTATATGTGCTTCCAACACATCTTCATAAACTGAGCGTTCCAATTGAAATTTCTTATatcttgattaatttatgaatcaGATATGATAACATTTGCATGTGCCACTACACTGCTACAATGTGAATTGAGCTGAATAGTAAGTAGGACCTATTCAAAATGTTTCTTCAAATTTATGCTAAGAAGATccgttttttaaaattaaaggtATTTAGGAGATAATGGTGTTAGCTAtttgtataaatttttattttaaactagCGTCAAGACGGGCACTAAGTGCAGTGCCCGTCTTTCCACTTTTCAATTGCGCTTAACTGCATGCTTAGTTTATCGTAtttggttatattttttttggaatataccATAATCAAATAAAGATTTAACTTATATTGTTCCTATTGTAGTGTACTTCTTCCTATTATACTGGGATTTAACTGATCTTTTTACTTATAGATTCAAAtaatattatacaaaaaataaaactgtaattagatagtttaaatgaagggtataatttaaagataaaaagcCAACCCAAAATCATGTATGTTCTTGTATATGCTAGCGTTCAGACAGGCTCTCCCATGTCCGTCTGCCcacttttctaatttatttcgCTAATGCATGTAAAGTATAATAAGtggtttgtttttaatttttttttttaaattgcgattttgattaaaattattggTGTATATGTTTTTGACTTTCAAATTGTTAGAAactatgctttatttttttcaatgacatcgacaataaaacaaatatgatctaaattcttatctttttcaataaacaccaacaatatagcTTACGGTTTCTAATTTAAATACCTAAAATTAATGGTGAGTCTGTAATTTTGACCAAAGGAAAAAATCCAGTCAAAAAAACTTGTATACCCTTGacatattgttattgttattatagATACATCTGTAAGCCCATGTCTGTTATTACCTTTATATCGGATTAAAAAAactcttgaactttttaggcAAATGACAGTAAGAAAAATTCACGTTGTTCACTTATTCATTGTGAAAAACCTTtgtaaatgatttttgttttaatccaatTAACTGCAGCAATGatgtatgttttctttttcataatttCTGAATCTGACAGACTGTAGACTTGGATTTTCCTAATACGTCTGAAAGCTACAAGCTCTATTCCCAGGTGTGTTATTGATCATGATTTATCTCATTAAACGTCTTGTTTTGTATGTCTGGTAACTGTTTCCTTGTGACAGAGGGTGATTGCTAGTGATATCAAGGAATGTGTGTGCCGTGCTCCAGATACTCCATATGATGGTTTGTATACCTGTTGTTCTCATCTCATTTAATGTTTGAAATCTTGTTAGTCCTCGGCTTGTTCTTTCGAAAACACTCTTTTTTGAGACTGTCTAATAAGATAACTTGGTTTGTCATCCTtgtgatgtgattttttttacttggtCTATGTGCTTTGTGGTTGGTTGCTTTTTCAGTGATCTAATAACatatacataaatatttttcagaTAGCTCTAGAAGTCTAAAAGATGCTCTTCCCTTTTCAACTCTAATAGAATTTATATGACattcctttttctttatttggCAGAGAGTGCATATTCAAACATCCCAACGACGTCGTATGAGCTTCCTGATGGCCAGTAAGATGCAGTTCTCATAGCCTAATTATTGCTTCTTGTTTTATCCATAATCTATGGTGTGAGGTTGTCatgacatattttattttttattttattttataccaCAGGACAATTGAAATTGGAGCTGACAGATTTAAGATTCCAGATGTTCTTTTCAATCCATCCCTGGCTCATGTATGTGACCTGCATTAAAAGATGTGATTAATTTATCTCCTTCATCTGACATTGAATATTTAGGGTACATTAAAGacaaattgaataatttttttgcatccccTCATTGTTTTTCATATTCTCTTGCAACATTACTCACAGTTCCCAATAGTGTTGTAGAAGTagaaattgattgaaaatagaaaaaaaatgcaattattgattcaaaatcaagatgaaatagaaaaaatgcATTATACCCCCACTCACGTGTTTCCTTCCCATTTCCCTAACTAACTTGCCATTCCTCTCCAACCAAACGGacccaaaaacaaaacagaCAAATATCACTTCAACATGTGGCATGAAATtgaaaagtagaaagaaaattCAGGAATGACTAAAACAAAGCATGTTTGTTTGTGATGTAaatgtaataaaataattttagattaTAATGGATTAAGATCAcagtttatttaaatttaattaatggtAGATTCACCCTTGCTTGCTCACTTAATTGGAGCCTTATTTTGTGTTCAATATGAAGCCAATATTTTTTATGGGATGGGATTTGTTAACACACTGGCCAATCCAAATTTTTTGGGTTTATCTTACACAATCACATATGATCAGATTGGATTTGGAAGTCAACCAAAAAAAAGATTGGATTTGGAAGGACCATGGTTGTCAAATTGAGATTTGAATCATGAACTGAAAGGCCTTTTCCcttaattttgaatcaaaacATGTCTTGAGTTTTAAATTTCACGATAACAATTGAATAAAGCATAGTATATTTCCATATAGTAAAACCTAACATCTATATATTTGCCTTTTTAAGTCAGATTAGTTTCTAGATAGCCAACACTTTTTAATAAACCAAGATGCAAGTATTGGTTCAGTCCCTGATAAAAGGAAAAAGTTTGCAAAtgattattttgtaaaatataatctaattatCATCATGCCTAACAAAGGCCTATAGTGtgattcttttcattttgtatgcactgtattaaaaaaaagtgtagccTCTTCAAAGCATCTCTCTACAACCTTTTCCCCCCCACGCCCTTGCTAAATTTTCTCACAGTTCGTTTGGTTTTCATTgtgcttctattttttttcttcccgcAGTTCTGTATATTACTTCACAATCTATATCcacattatttttctcttatgttGTGTCGATGTAAATTGCAGTCAATTCCGGGCATGGAGAGCTTTGCAGAAATCGCTCCATCAGTTCGTGGGCTGCCTCAAATGGTAAGATGATTGTACGTGTTTGTTAAAAGTATCTCAAGACCCAAATAGTGTGAAAAGGCTTTGGCTGCTGTTGTTTTATGTATCTCAAACGATAGAGCACAATTTAATAGCTAGGTTAGAAGGATATTGTATGGAAAATTATAGGCCAGCCGTTGGGAGGACTTGCATTTATATGGTCTGTCTTTAGACATTACGACATTGTTTGATTCATTTAGCTGTCCTCACCTAGCGGAAAAGCTTCAATTGTAgcgatattattgtttttgtttggggTTTTAACTTCCTGTTGCTGATTTTTTTACATTCCTTTGAATATTTGCAGGTTATCGATAGCATTAATAAGTGTGACGTAGACATTCGAAGAGAATTATTTAGTAGCATACTGGtaatgtcattttttgtttcctttaatCTCTGTTCCTTTCTGTACATATACTCTACCCAGTTTCTATGTAGAGCTTAATTAAAATTAGCACTGAGTCACagaccatagttttaaaaaccggaCCGGTCATTGACTCGGTGAGGTCAATGGGTCACTGAGTCGTTGGTCGACCATTGGGTCACGggttga
Above is a genomic segment from Medicago truncatula cultivar Jemalong A17 chromosome 5, MtrunA17r5.0-ANR, whole genome shotgun sequence containing:
- the LOC11439919 gene encoding actin-related protein 4 isoform X1, which codes for MYGGDEVSAIVIDLGSHTCKAGYAGEDAPKAVFPSVVGAIDQMDVDESDDAEKNSGSGESKNNIRNVDGDKAKGKRKLYVGSQSLGYRRDFMEVVSPLKDGIVADWDIVDSIWDHAFSRECLLIDPKEHPMLLAEPSSNAQQQRERAAELMFEKYKAPALFLAKNAVLTSFASGRATSLVVDCGGGSTTVAPVHDGYVLQKAVATSPIGGEFLTDCLMKSLESKGIAMKPRYSFRRKEIRPGEFQTVDLDFPNTSESYKLYSQRVIASDIKECVCRAPDTPYDESAYSNIPTTSYELPDGQTIEIGADRFKIPDVLFNPSLAHSIPGMESFAEIAPSVRGLPQMVIDSINKCDVDIRRELFSSILLAGGTASMQQLKERLEKDLLEESPQAARVKVLASGNATERRFSVWIGGSILASLGSFQQMWFSKSEYEEHGASYIQRKCP
- the LOC11439919 gene encoding actin-related protein 4 isoform X2, encoding MYGGDEVSAIVIDLGSHTCKAGYAGEDAPKAVFPSVVGAIDQMDVDESDDAEKNSGSGESKNNIRNVDGDKAKGKRKLYVGSQSLGYRRDFMEVVSPLKDGIVADWDIVDSIWDHAFRECLLIDPKEHPMLLAEPSSNAQQQRERAAELMFEKYKAPALFLAKNAVLTSFASGRATSLVVDCGGGSTTVAPVHDGYVLQKAVATSPIGGEFLTDCLMKSLESKGIAMKPRYSFRRKEIRPGEFQTVDLDFPNTSESYKLYSQRVIASDIKECVCRAPDTPYDESAYSNIPTTSYELPDGQTIEIGADRFKIPDVLFNPSLAHSIPGMESFAEIAPSVRGLPQMVIDSINKCDVDIRRELFSSILLAGGTASMQQLKERLEKDLLEESPQAARVKVLASGNATERRFSVWIGGSILASLGSFQQMWFSKSEYEEHGASYIQRKCP